One genomic window of Ottowia oryzae includes the following:
- the rbfA gene encoding 30S ribosome-binding factor RbfA: MARKSSVPNRGFRVADQIQRDLAELIAREVKDPRVGMITLNAVEVTPDYAHAKVFFSVLTGDPQETQEALNHAAGHLRNLLFKRLHIHTVPTLHFMFDRTTERASDMNALIAKAVASRSKDDDAS; the protein is encoded by the coding sequence ATGGCCCGTAAGAGTTCAGTTCCCAACCGGGGTTTTCGCGTCGCCGACCAGATCCAGCGCGATCTGGCCGAGTTGATCGCGCGCGAGGTCAAGGACCCGCGCGTGGGCATGATCACGCTCAACGCGGTTGAAGTCACGCCCGACTACGCGCACGCCAAGGTGTTTTTCAGCGTGCTGACCGGCGACCCGCAAGAGACCCAGGAGGCGCTCAACCATGCTGCGGGCCACTTGCGCAACCTGCTGTTCAAGCGCCTGCACATCCACACCGTGCCCACGCTGCATTTCATGTTCGACCGCACGACAGAGCGCGCATCGGACATGAACGCGCTGATCGCCAAGGCGGTGGCCTCTCGTTCGAAGGACGACGACGCGTCATGA
- the truB gene encoding tRNA pseudouridine(55) synthase TruB codes for MTATPRARVQRRPVHGVLLLDKPLGLSSNQALQKAKWLLRAEKAGHTGTLDPLATGVLPLCFGAATKFSGLHLDADKRYEATLRLGVTTTTGDAEGDVVQERPVPSITPEQLDAVRARFTGAIGQIPPMHSALKKDGKALYEYARAGVEVERAPRQVVIHALKLALAQDHAAAPAIIIEVTCSKGTYIRTLGEDIGAALGCGGHLTRLRRVATGPFMQSQCVTLESLEAMPEPQRHAALQPPEVLLPDHTAVTLGSEDAGRFLSGMRRRGAWPDAAQVAVFGDSPRALLGTAHVMAGELIPNRLLSPLEIQQILQAATAPQAPAAALHTETSV; via the coding sequence ATGACCGCCACCCCACGTGCACGGGTGCAGCGGCGCCCGGTGCATGGGGTGTTGCTGCTCGATAAACCGCTGGGCCTGTCCAGCAACCAGGCGCTGCAAAAGGCCAAGTGGTTGCTGCGCGCTGAAAAAGCTGGGCACACAGGCACGCTCGACCCCTTGGCCACCGGCGTGTTGCCGCTGTGCTTTGGCGCGGCCACCAAGTTCAGCGGCCTGCATCTCGATGCCGACAAGCGCTATGAGGCCACGCTGCGCCTGGGCGTGACCACCACCACGGGCGATGCCGAGGGCGACGTCGTGCAAGAGCGCCCTGTGCCCTCCATCACGCCTGAGCAGCTGGATGCCGTGCGGGCGCGCTTCACCGGCGCCATCGGGCAGATCCCGCCGATGCACAGCGCCTTGAAGAAGGACGGCAAGGCTTTATACGAATACGCGCGAGCGGGCGTTGAAGTGGAACGCGCGCCGCGCCAGGTCGTCATTCATGCATTGAAACTGGCGCTGGCGCAGGACCACGCTGCGGCGCCAGCTATCATTATTGAAGTGACCTGCAGCAAGGGCACCTACATCCGCACGTTGGGCGAGGACATTGGCGCCGCGCTGGGCTGCGGCGGCCACCTGACGCGCCTGCGCCGCGTGGCTACCGGGCCCTTTATGCAATCGCAGTGCGTCACGCTCGAATCGCTTGAGGCGATGCCCGAGCCGCAGCGTCACGCTGCGCTGCAACCGCCCGAAGTGCTGCTGCCCGATCACACGGCCGTCACGCTCGGCAGCGAGGATGCCGGGCGCTTTCTGTCCGGCATGCGCCGGCGCGGTGCGTGGCCCGATGCTGCGCAGGTCGCCGTTTTTGGCGACAGCCCGCGTGCGCTGTTGGGCACCGCCCACGTCATGGCAGGCGAATTGATTCCCAACCGTTTACTCAGCCCTCTCGAAATCCAGCAGATCCTGCAAGCCGCCACGGCGCCACAAGCGCCCGCCGCGGCCCTTCACACAGAAACCTCCGTATGA
- the typA gene encoding translational GTPase TypA translates to MSNQIRNIAIIAHVDHGKTTMVDQLLRQSGTFADHEKVVDTVMDNNAIERERGITILAKNCAVSWEGTHINIVDTPGHADFGGEVERALSMVDGVVLLIDAQEGPMPQTRFVTKKALALGLKPIVVVNKVDKPGANPDKVVNAAFDLFDKLGATDEQLDFPVVYASGINGWSSLEEGAPGEQWGPDMSALFNTILKHVKPHEGSADAPLQLQISALDYSSFVGRIGVGRINAGTLKPMQEVLVMEGPDGKQFKGRVNQVLTFEGLDRVQVKEARPGDIVLINGIEEIGIGVTLTDPANPQPLPMLKVDEPTLTMNFCVNTSPLAGREGKFVTSRQIWDRLQKELQSNVALRVNETDEEGVFEVMGRGELHLTILLENMRREGYELAVSKPRVVFRDVDGEKHEPIELVTADIEEGHQGGVMQALGERKGELVNMESDGRGRVRLEYRIPARGLIGFSNEFLNLTRGSGLISNIFDSYEPHKGDIGGRKNGVLISMDDGEIFTYALGKLDDRGRMFVKANDPVYEGMIVGIHSRDNDLVVNATRTKQLTNFRVSGKEDAIKVTPPIALTLEYGVEFIEDDELVEITPKSIRLRKRHLKEHERKRASRESA, encoded by the coding sequence ATGAGCAACCAGATTCGAAACATCGCCATCATTGCCCACGTTGACCATGGCAAAACCACCATGGTTGACCAGCTGCTGCGCCAGTCGGGCACCTTCGCCGACCACGAAAAAGTGGTCGATACCGTGATGGACAACAACGCCATCGAGCGCGAGCGCGGCATCACCATCCTGGCCAAGAACTGCGCCGTGAGCTGGGAAGGCACGCACATCAACATCGTCGACACCCCCGGGCACGCGGACTTCGGTGGTGAGGTGGAACGTGCGCTGTCCATGGTCGACGGCGTGGTGCTGCTCATCGACGCGCAGGAAGGCCCCATGCCGCAGACGCGCTTCGTGACCAAGAAAGCGCTGGCGCTGGGCCTCAAGCCCATCGTGGTGGTCAACAAGGTGGACAAACCCGGCGCCAACCCCGACAAGGTGGTCAACGCCGCGTTCGACCTGTTCGACAAGCTGGGCGCCACCGACGAGCAGCTGGATTTCCCCGTGGTCTACGCCTCGGGCATCAACGGCTGGTCTTCGCTGGAAGAGGGTGCGCCGGGCGAACAGTGGGGCCCCGACATGTCGGCCCTGTTCAACACGATCTTGAAGCACGTGAAGCCGCACGAAGGCTCGGCCGACGCGCCGCTGCAGCTGCAGATTTCCGCGCTCGACTACTCCAGCTTTGTCGGCCGCATCGGCGTGGGGCGCATCAACGCCGGCACGCTCAAGCCCATGCAGGAAGTGCTGGTGATGGAAGGCCCTGATGGCAAGCAGTTCAAGGGCCGCGTCAACCAGGTGCTGACGTTTGAAGGCCTGGACCGCGTGCAGGTCAAGGAAGCGCGCCCCGGCGACATCGTGCTGATCAACGGCATTGAGGAGATCGGCATCGGCGTCACCCTGACCGACCCGGCCAACCCGCAGCCGCTGCCGATGCTGAAAGTGGACGAGCCGACGCTGACGATGAACTTCTGCGTCAACACCAGCCCGCTGGCCGGGCGTGAAGGCAAGTTCGTGACAAGCCGCCAGATATGGGACCGCCTGCAAAAAGAGCTGCAGAGCAACGTGGCCCTGCGCGTGAACGAAACCGACGAAGAAGGCGTGTTCGAGGTCATGGGCCGGGGCGAATTGCACCTGACCATCCTGCTTGAGAACATGCGCCGTGAAGGTTACGAGCTGGCGGTGTCCAAGCCGCGCGTGGTCTTCCGCGACGTCGACGGTGAAAAGCACGAGCCCATCGAGCTGGTGACGGCCGACATCGAAGAAGGCCACCAGGGCGGCGTGATGCAGGCGCTGGGCGAACGCAAGGGCGAGCTGGTCAACATGGAATCGGACGGTCGCGGCCGCGTGCGCCTGGAATACCGCATCCCAGCGCGCGGACTGATCGGCTTCAGCAACGAATTCCTGAACCTGACGCGCGGCTCTGGCCTGATCAGCAACATCTTCGACAGCTATGAGCCGCACAAAGGCGACATTGGCGGTCGCAAGAACGGCGTGCTGATCTCGATGGACGACGGCGAGATCTTCACCTACGCGCTGGGCAAGCTGGACGACCGCGGCCGCATGTTCGTCAAGGCGAACGACCCGGTGTACGAGGGCATGATCGTCGGCATCCACAGCCGCGACAACGACCTGGTGGTGAACGCCACGCGCACCAAGCAGCTGACCAACTTCCGCGTGTCGGGCAAGGAAGACGCGATCAAGGTGACCCCGCCGATCGCGCTGACCCTGGAATACGGCGTGGAATTCATCGAGGACGACGAACTGGTCGAGATCACGCCCAAGAGCATTCGCCTGCGCAAGCGCCACCTGAAAGAGCACGAGCGCAAGCGCGCCAGCCGCGAATCGGCTTGA